Genomic segment of Rhodococcus sp. W8901:
TCTGGCATGATTACAGCCGCCCGCAACTGCGTCTCCGGCCGTTCGTGTGCCGGCTCGAATCCCAACAGAATCGCGGTGTCAGCGACCAGAGTGGAAGCAAACAATGCACAACACCTCGCACGTGCTCGACGCGATTCGCTTAGCACGCGACGGATTCTGCGTGACGCGGAGCGAGTTTCCTGAGGACCTGCGCGCCGCGCTTATCGCAGACGCGGGCCGACACACTTTCACGACACCTCACGCTCACGTCGGTGGCGCCTTCGCCATGACCTCACTCGAACACCAGGACCGCGCGCCGGGCCGAGCGAGCGGATGGATCGGCGACGCTGCGAGCGCTGCAGGCCTCGGCGCCTTCGCTCCGAACGAGGCGAGCTACCAACGCTACCTACCAGGCGGCAACGGGATTCCACCCCATCGCGACCAGCGTTACTACGCGTCGTACATCGCGATCATCACCCTGCAGGGCACCGCTACGTTCGCGATCCATGCGTCCCGCAATCACAGAGATGTCGTCGAGCAGTGGACCACCCAACCCGGCGAGGTGATATTCCTGCGGGGTTGGCAACCCGGACAGCCCCACGACCCTCGGCCCTACCACCGAATCGACCCACCAGTCGACGTGCCGCGCCTGATGTTCCAACTCCGCCACAACCTCGCCGCGAGCACTCCCCCATCCCCGCTCCTCGCCGAGCTCACCGACACGGAAGTGCTGCAAGCAGCTGAACTCGCCGCTACCCGGCCCGCTCAACGAACATGACGTCCGCCGTAGAGGTCTCGACCGCGGTCAATTGCGGCTGATGTTGCCGATGATTCGGCCCACCGGTCGTGGATGCCCGGCGGTGGCCGCATTCGACGTGTGCACTTCTGCGACCAATCCGCTGGCTCCGGACGTCTGTTCGCGCACCTTCTCTACCGTTGCCGACCACGTCCGGCTACCGGTGGCCAGGTGCTGGGCTGGGTGCTAATCGAACGCCGGAACCCTGCCGGAAAGTCTGACGCAGGAGATAACCATTGACTCTCGGCACTCACCAAACCGAGGAATCCGGTCGACGACTCGGCGTCCACCCGCACTCCCGGACAACGCCGCGCCGAAGCATTCACCGACATCCTGCGCCACTACCTCAACTCCGGCGACGCCCCCGTCGAAGGCGGCGAACGGCCGCACCTGTCACTACACGTGAACGCACGCGACCTCGCCCGCACCGAGCCGAACACTGACGACCACGCCGACACAGGAAGCAGCACGCCCACCGATCACGCGGACACGTTGGGAGACAAGGACGTCGCCTGGATGCCGTGGATGGGGCCGCTCACCATCGCAACCGCCCGCCGCATCGCCTGCGACTGCGACCTCACCCCGATCGTCATGAAGGACGGGGTACCACTCGACCTCGGCCGCACCACCCGCACCGTCTCGAAGAAACAACGCCGAGCCCTCGTCGCCCGCGACAACGGCTGCGCCTTCCCCGGCTGCGGCGCACCACCCGCCCACTGCAAAGGCCACCACGTCAAACACTGGGCCGACGGCGGACCCACCGACCTCGACAACCTCGTACTCCTGTGCCACTACCACCACCGACTACTCCACCACTCGCACTGGCAAGTCGAGATCGGCCCCGACCGCCACCCGTGGTTCACACCACCGAGTTCGGTCGACCCCTACAAGAAGCCCATCCCGGCACACAACCGGGCCGGACCACGCGCAGCATAGGCGCATGTTTCCCGAGAGCCGTCCGTCAGGCGCGGAAGGTCTACTCCCGCGTGATCGACAGCGTCACCTTCGTGCCCGCCTTGAGCGTGCGGCCGACGGTGCAGACCTTGTCGACCGAACGCTCGACGAGTGCGATGAGGCGTTCCTGTGCCTCCGCGTCGAGTTCGCTGAGGTCGAGTTCGAGAACCTCGTCGAGCTGCGGGTAGACCTCGTTCTCGCGGTCCGCGGCACCGGAAACCCGGATGGTCGCGTCGTAGTCGTCACCCAGTCGGCGGGAGAGCGGGAAGTCGGAGCTCATCCCGGAACAGGCCGCGAGCGCGATCTTCAGCAGCTCACCGGGGGTGAAGACCCCGTCCACGGATTCCGATCCGATGCGCACCTCGGCCCCGCGGGAACTGCGTCCCGTGTAGAGGCGGGTACCGGTGCGCTCCACCCACAGTTCGGTGGGCGCGGGGGCAGGAGTCTGTTCAGCCATGAGTGGAGATCCTGCCATCCGCCGGGGCCTCGTCCCACACCTGGATGCCCGAGATCTCGGGCAGATCGTCACGCTGGAAGGATGGATCCTTGCCGGCCGCACGCTGACTGGTGTAGTGCTTGAAGAGCAGGAACGCGATGCCCGAGAGCGGCAGCAGCGCCGCGAGATTGACGGTCGCCATCACGCCCATGACCAGATCGGCCAGCCCCCACACGAGCGGCAGCGAACCGATGGCGCCGGCGAACACGCACACGACGACCAGTGCGCGGAAGCCGTTGAGCACGCGCCGGGACCCGGTGAGGAACTCGATGTTGGTCTCGCCGTAGTAGTAGTTGCCGATCACCGAGGTGAACGCGAGGAAGAAGATCGCGACGGTGAGGAAGTGCACGGTCCAGCCGCCGAGCTGCGCGCTGAGGGCGTTCTGGGTCAGCGACGCACCCGCCCTGGTGCCGTACTCGGGATTCGACAGCAGGATGATGAACGCCGTCGCCGTGCACACCAGCAGCGTGTCGAAGTACACGCCGAGACTCTGAACCAGTCCCTGCTTGACCGGGTGCGACACCGCCGCGGTGGCGCCCGCGTTCGGCGCCGAGCCCATGCCCGCCTCGTTCGAGAACAGGCCACGACGGATGCCGTTCATGAAGGCTGCCGCGAACCCGCCACTGACCACCTCGCTGATGCCGAACGCGTTCTCGACGATGAGCCGGATCATCCCGGGCACCTCGGTGATGTTGAGCGCGACGACGACGAGCGCGAGCACCAGGTACCCGCCCGCCACCACCGGCACCACCACCTGCGAGACCGACGAGATCCGGCGCACGCCGCCGAAGATCACCGCCGCGGTGAGCGCGGCGACGACGAGTCCGACGGCCACCGCGATGCCGCGGCCGTCCGAGTCGAGCGAGGTCGACACCGCGTCGACGATCGAGTTGGTCTGCACCGCGTTGAAGACGAAGCCGTAGGTCACGGTGATCACGACCGCGAAGATGACACCCATCCATCGGCGGCGAAGTCCGTGCAGCATGTAGTAGGCCGGTCCGCCGTGGAACCCGCCGTCCTCGTCGCGGACCTTGTAGACCTGTGCGAGCGTCGACTCGATGAATGCGCTCGCGGCGCCGATAATCGCCATCACCCACATCCAGAACACCGCGCCGGGCCCACCGACGCTGATCGCAATCGCGACGCCGGCGATGTTTCCCGTCCCCACGCGGGACGCCGCGGAGATCGAGAAGGCGCGGAACGCCGAGATTCCCTTGCGCCCGTCGGGAAGCGTCTCAGCGGGTTCCGCCACCGACCGCAACATGTCCGGCAGCAGCCGCACCTGGACGAATCGGGAGCGAACGGTGAAGTACAGCCCCAACCCGACGAGCAGCGCGATGACGACGTACCAGTACGTGTCGTTGATGTCGGTGACGACGTCCACAAGAGAGTCCACTCCTGGGACTATGAAGGACGACCGTCCCCGACGCCAGTCCGAAACCGACCGGTAGCGCTACTCCTGGAACCGGTATCCCATCCCGGTCTCGGTGAGCAGATGCCGCGGCTTGGACGGGTCCACCTCAAGTTTGCGCCGCAACTGGGCAAGGTAAACCCGCAGGTAGTGGGTCTCGGTGGCGTACGCCGGACCCCACACCTCACGGAGCAACTCCTTCTGCCCCACGAGCTTGCCCTTGTTGCGGACGAGCATCTCGAGCATCCCCCATTCGGTGGGCGTCAAGTGCACCTCGGCCCCATCTCGCGTGACTTTCTTCGCTGCCAGGTCCACCGTGAACGAGTCGGTGACGACCACCGGCTCGCTGGTCTCCGCCGCTGCCGCACCACGCCGGACCGCGGCCCGCAGACGGGCGAGGAACTCGTCCATTCCGAACGGCTTGGTGACGTAGTCGTC
This window contains:
- a CDS encoding response regulator — protein: MTRVLVVDDEPQILRALRINLSVRGYEVTTASTGAAALRAAAERHPEVVVLDLGLPDMDGIEVLAGLRGWCTAPVIVLSARTDSSDKVEALDAGADDYVTKPFGMDEFLARLRAAVRRGAAAAETSEPVVVTDSFTVDLAAKKVTRDGAEVHLTPTEWGMLEMLVRNKGKLVGQKELLREVWGPAYATETHYLRVYLAQLRRKLEVDPSKPRHLLTETGMGYRFQE
- a CDS encoding OsmC family protein, producing MAEQTPAPAPTELWVERTGTRLYTGRSSRGAEVRIGSESVDGVFTPGELLKIALAACSGMSSDFPLSRRLGDDYDATIRVSGAADRENEVYPQLDEVLELDLSELDAEAQERLIALVERSVDKVCTVGRTLKAGTKVTLSITRE
- a CDS encoding alanine/glycine:cation symporter family protein; this encodes MDSLVDVVTDINDTYWYVVIALLVGLGLYFTVRSRFVQVRLLPDMLRSVAEPAETLPDGRKGISAFRAFSISAASRVGTGNIAGVAIAISVGGPGAVFWMWVMAIIGAASAFIESTLAQVYKVRDEDGGFHGGPAYYMLHGLRRRWMGVIFAVVITVTYGFVFNAVQTNSIVDAVSTSLDSDGRGIAVAVGLVVAALTAAVIFGGVRRISSVSQVVVPVVAGGYLVLALVVVALNITEVPGMIRLIVENAFGISEVVSGGFAAAFMNGIRRGLFSNEAGMGSAPNAGATAAVSHPVKQGLVQSLGVYFDTLLVCTATAFIILLSNPEYGTRAGASLTQNALSAQLGGWTVHFLTVAIFFLAFTSVIGNYYYGETNIEFLTGSRRVLNGFRALVVVCVFAGAIGSLPLVWGLADLVMGVMATVNLAALLPLSGIAFLLFKHYTSQRAAGKDPSFQRDDLPEISGIQVWDEAPADGRISTHG